GCCTCCCAGCTTAAGTAAGAAAATAATCATCTGCAAAAAGGTTCTCCAAATCTTACTGCTTCGATAGCGAATCGCTATTGTGAAAATATGCCTGAATCCGTCAAACTGATTATTCCAACGGATGCCCCTTCGGACAGAGCCGATAAGGTCCTTGCTGTGTGTCTGAAGGGCACGCATTCGCGCTCGGCTCTGGCAAAATTGATCAGGCTTGGGCTGGTTCGCGTTCATGGCACTGCAGTCAAGCCATCGACCGTTCTGAACCCAGGGGACTGCGTCGAACTGCTAGCCGAAGAGATTTCCCCAAGTCCCGCGATATCCGGAATCCCGGATTTTTCGATTCTGTTCGAGGACTCCCATATTATCGTCGTGAACAAACCCCCCGGCCTGGTAGTTCATCCCGGAGCGGGACGACCCGGCAACACGCTCATGGATGCTCTCGTTGCGGACAGGCCGCAGATGCTGCAGGTGGGAGAGGAAGGTCGATGGGGAGTGGTGCACCGCCTGGATCGCGACACTTCTGGAGTGATGGTTTTGGCGAAGACGTCGCTGGCTCACGAGTCGCTTTCGGCTCAGTTCAGGGCTCATTCGGTGCACAGAATCTACCTGGCTCTCGTACGGGGTAATCCCGGGCAGGACAGCGGCAGAATAGAGGTAGCAATAGGAAGGCATCCCAAAGACCGAAAGAGAATCTCCACAGTGACAACAAAGGCTCGGCACGCCGCGACAAAGTGGCGGGTGCTCACACGTCTGGGGCCGCTGACTCTGCTGGAAGTAATGCCGGAAACCGGGAGAACGCATCAGATCAGGGTTCACCTTGCCTCGATAGGATTGCCGGTTGCCGGAGATCCTGTGTATGGCAAGATACGTAAGAAGGGCGGAATCGACGACCCGAAGCTCAAAGCTGCTCTTCGGACTCTTCACCGGCAGGCCCTCCATGCAGCGGTTCTGGGATTGAAGCATCCTGAGGACAAACAGTACGTGGAGTTCTCGTCGCCCCTGCCGGACGATATTCAAGCTATTCTGGATTTGCAGTTTTCCCATGAAGAATGTCCCGGATAGTCTTGGCATCAAATGCGAATGCAGAGTCAGGTCGGGAAGATGATGAGAAATACGTGCCAGGGTCTGAGATAGAACTCGATTTTTGAGACAGTCTCGGTTCATTTCATTCTCGATGCTCCTCTCAGCAACCTATTTGATTATAGGTCTCGCAAGACCGGATACTTATACAGATTCGCTTTTCTTTTCATAATCCGGGAGGCTGGAGTATCCTTCGCTCCGGACGACGCAAAGCCGTCTAATCACTCCGCTCAGAACACCCCAGCCTTCACTATCTTATATGCATAACTGCGAAACGGTATTACACATCGTTCGATGTAAAGTCTTGACCGGTGAGGGAATTCTCGATAAATAAGCTTCTACTTTGTCAACAAACTCCCCTCGATTCGGAGGCAATCCGCAGTACATGCATAACGTTCAGTTTCTCGCCTCATCCGCTCGGGAAGTGCTTCCGGGCCGACCTGCCATTCTCGGATGTCCGCTCGATGTGACGTCCACATATCGGAGCGGCTCGGATATTGCTCCGAATGCCATACGAAGGGCTTCAGATTCCATTGAGACCTATTCCCCTTTTCTTGACATGGATCTGGAAGATCGGCCTTTCAGCGATCTCGGGGACCTCGACATTGCCGGTCAATTACTCGATTCTTCACTCGATTTAATGGAGCAGGCGGCGTCGACTATCCACGCGAAAGGTGGACGACTATTGGCGTTGGGGGGGGAACACACGATTACACTTCCTCTTGTGAAGTCTTTGCACGCGAGCTTTCCCGATCTCGTGCTCATTCATGCTGACGCGCATTCGGACTTGAGAGACGAGTACGAGGGGCGGCCCATTAACCATGCAACAGTCATTAAGAGAATATCCGAGATAATCGGAGCCGACCGGTTAATTCAGCTCGGAATCAGATCCGGTACGCGCGAAGAATTCGCATGGATGCACGAAAACGGAACCCTGCTCACGTGGGACGCGTCAAGTGCAAAAGAGCTGGCAAAGCGTGTCGCTGGACGGCCGGTGTACTTCACCCTGGATCTCGATGTGCTCGATCCTTCTTGCTTGCATGCAACGGGAAATCCCGAACCCGGGGGATGGTTTTACAGCGATATGGAGCGCTTATTTCAGGCGCTCCGCAAAATGCGATTGATTGCCGCAGATGTGGTGGAGTTAAATCCGCAGTTGGACCCATCTCAAGTGGGCACTATAACGGCATCCAAAATCGTACGCGAGCTGTTGCTGATTCTCGGTACTACCGGGATATAAACGTGAACTCCCTCCAGAAGTGGCTGTTGACTCCCATTCATACGGCTGATAGACTCCGGATCAGCAACAGTCCGGGACATAGAAATTGAACATGATTTCATTTCTTACCCATTGGCCCGCCCGAATTTCTTTCTCTCTCCTAGCGCTGTTTCTTTGTACGATCTCTGTATGCGTTGCTCAAGAGCAGTCATCCAAGACTGTGCCGCGCGGGGGGTGCCCGGATCTCATCGAGCTCATAAAAGAATTAACGCCCGCGGTTGTGAATATTTCCATCGAACGTCACATGCTGCAGCACAGTTCGACTGAACCCCCTCCCCTGTTTCGTTCCAAGCCGGGCGCTTTAGAAGACCAGTCCAGAACGAAGGATCGATTTCAAGCGGACAGCGTAGGCAGCGGATTCTTCTGTGACACTCAGGGGCACATCGTAACCAACGCTCACGTAGTGGAAGGTGCAGGGAAAATTCTCGTTACCCTTTCCACAGGAAGAGTCACAACTGCACGACTCGTCGCAGTCCACCCCAAGGTGGATCTGGCGATGCTCAAGATTGCGTCTTCGTCTCCGCTTCAGAAAGCGAAGATCGGAGATTCGGCCGGTATTCAGGTAGGTGAATGGGTGGTTGCAGTAGGCAATCCCTTCGGATTAGGAAGAACCGTGACCGTCGGGATTGTCAGCGGAAAGGGAAGATTCCTGGGGCTCGGACCGGACGACAATTTCATCCAGACCGATGCTTCGATAAATCCCGGTAACTCAGGCGGACCGTTGTTCAATATGGCTGGAGAAGTCATAGGAGTGAACACTGCAATCATTGCTTCCGGGAAAGGAATCGGCTTTGCCATCCCATCCAATTATCTTCACGAACTTATCAAATTACCGACGAACGGCGAATTTGCCGTCCGAGGGTGGCTTGGAATTTATGTGGAGGACGTCACTCCGGAGCAGGCCAAAAAACTGGGGATGGGCACTCCCCGCGGAACATGGGTGGATGAGGTACTCACGTCCACTCCTGCCCAAAATGCAGGCCTGAAAAAAGGCGACCTCATTGTGGATGCGGACGGCAAGCAGATTAAAAACGGGAGACATCTTTCGAAGGTTATTTCCTCTTTCAAACCCGGGGATATCCTCAAGATGAAAGTCATCAGAGGGCGCCAACAACAGGCGGTCGATATCGTTCTCGGTAAATCTCCCGAATAATCCCTATTTACAGCAAGTTTGTTTCCTCAGGATGGAAGCGAGACACTGTACTGCCTCCTCCAGATCGTCATTTACCACTACATGTCTGAACATTGGGGCCAGAGCGAGTTCGCCGGTGGCATTCATCATTCTGATCCGGATCGATGCGTCGGAATCCGTGCCTCGCGCCCTCAGACGTTGTTCCAATATGGATATCTCCGGAACGGTGATAAATATCCCGATTGCCTGACCGAATTTCCGGAATACTTCCCGCGCCCCTTCCACATCTATATCGAGAATGACACTACGACCCACTTCAACGGCGTCAGTGACGAACCGTGCAGGTGTCCCATAGAGATTGCCATGCACTTCCTTCCATTCAAGGAATTCGTTGTTCTTGATCATGGATTTGAATTGTTCTCTGCTTACGAAATAGTAGTGAGTGCCATCGATCTCGCCGATTCTCGGGGGTCTGGTCGTGCACGATATGGAATATAGCATATCCGGAAATTCCGGCCGAATTCTGTTGATCAGTGTGGATTTTCCTGCCCCTGAGGGGGCGGAAATGACAAAAAGACAGCCCTTGCTCATTGTGCCCTCTTTCTCTAGTACGTACCGTTCAATCCTTCATGCCCCACGGAACATGTCGGGATTGATTGTCAAAAAATGTCGTTCCCGTCATGACATGGATCGTGTGGCAGGTCAATCGGATTTCGGCTATAATAAAAAATCCCGTAGCTCGAGCACTGCCGAGCGTACCGCATGTGTCCTGTGAGGCTGATCCCCTATGGTCAGAAAAGCATTCTGGTTCGTTCTCCTCATCATGAGTGTCTTTGCCGTTGCATATGGTGGTTTTTACCGCAAACTGCTGGTATTCGACAACCTTGAGAAATTCGACAAACTGAAAAGTGTCGGCATAACCATAAAAATACCCGGGTATGAAGAAAAGCAGGAAGAATTCAAAGTTCAGTCCCAGCTCTTTTCCGAACCTGAAGCAGTGAATGCCGCTACCTTCGAAGGACTCGGCAGGTACAAGGACGGGAGGCTCATGTCCAACTACCCGGACCTAAGAATGCTCAAGGGCCGGCGTCCGTGTCCCACATGAATTTGATCCTGAACCACAGGTCGTGTGGTTCAAAGTCCCCCTTTCAGCTACAACCCATTTGAGACTACTTGGCCAGGGGATATCCGGAATGGAAATGCCGTCATAGGCAAGAACATCGTGCACTATTGAGACAATACACGGAACGATAGGATCTGACGTGGAACGTTTAAGATTTAAAATTCAGCTCGCTTTTGCAGCTCTGTTTAATATCGGGTTATTTCAATGGCATTCGGTCTGCTTCCCTGTTCTGAATTGCCATTCTTGTCCGACCTCGATATTTGCATGCCCCATCGGCGTCATAGGCCAGTTCTCGGCCATCGGCGTTTTTCCTCTGAGCGTCATTGGAATCATTGCAGTTGCAGGCCTTGTGGCAGGACGATTCCTCTGCGGATGGGCTTGTCCTTTCGGACTCGTTCAGGATCTTCTCTATCGTGTGCCGTACGTGAAGTTCTCATTGCCTGCGTGGACCAGGTTCATAAAATACGGGGTTCTGGCACTATTGGTGATAGCGGTGCCCTATTTCCTCAGTCCGGCCTTCCCGCTCTATTTCTGCCGTCTTTGTCCTGTGGCTACCGTGGAATCAGCGGTCCCATGGGCAATCATCAATGGAACGGCCGATGTTCTCACGCTTTCGTTCCGACTTGGTTTGCTCTTCCTCATCATTGTCCTCGCAATGGGACACAAGCGATTCTTCTGCAAAGTACTTTGCCCTCTCGGAGCAAGTCTATCGCTGTTCAACAGATTCGCAGCAATATTTCCTCAACGAAACGATAAGTGCATAGACTGCAAGACCTGTAATAAGACCTGTCCCATGGAGACCAAGTCAGCGCGATTCGGAGTGTTCGACGATCGCGCAGAGGAATGTATCGCGTGCCTTGACTGTCAGAAGAAATGCCCGACAGACGCAATCCGTCTCTGGGGATAAGCTGTAATTCGCTGAATTGATGAGCCCCAAATCAGGAAGAGCTATAGTTTTTGCCAAGATAAATGACCGAAACTCAGTGCAGATATTTATCGAAGAATCCCCTAACCCCATAGGCACTAACTTATGGCGTTTTTTGGTTGTTTGTTCCGGAGGAACAACCGAAAATAGGCTGGCGATTCATCGCCGGTTAAGGTAAAAACCTAATGATTCTCGAGTCCCGGAGGGACGGCTGGTACGCAGATTCCCGGCAATAAATTACCGGGCTATTTTCTTTAGTCCCTGCGGGACAAAGAATTACAGCAAAGTCACCGCCTATGCCATCCACCCCCTTACAGAGGGGGGAATGCTGGGGATTCTGAATGCAAATTGGTCTAACAGGCGAGCAGAGAGCAATTCGCGCGCAAAATCCACGTCATCGGTGCAATTTTTGCGGGAATTGCTCCTGAACCTGTCTTGATTGTGATTCCCGATAGTGAGTGCGGGTGAGGGGCGCTCCGTCGAGGTCGAGCTCGATTAGCTCCCTCTTACGGACTGCGTGCCTAGACTCTCATGGAAAGATCTATGACGTGACCGGATGGATTGATCCAGACCATAAAACTGGAAGGCTTCTTCTTTTTTGCTATTGTTCTGATTTCATCGAGGCGTCTGATGGGAAGGTCTACGGGGGTGGTCTTAAGAAAGCGATTCAGGTCGCGGAGGTTCTTAAAGTACTGAATGGTCATGAGAGTGCTTCTCCTATAGGTACTGGTGAGCCGGCGCCCAGGTCGGCGAAAGTGGGGCAGAAGGTAATCCTTTATTTTTACCATAAAGAAATTCGTGAGACAACCCCCACGTTTCGACGCTTCACATAAATAATAGTACTTGTGAGATTATTCTGAGAAGGACATGATTCCAGTGTTATCGGTGACGAGTTCCATCCCCTTGCCGGTCCCCCCAATTCGGAGGATCTGCTACGTTGCCCGCGCAGGTGCTCATTTTCGATCGTTGCGAAAAATGACGACACGCAATTTCGATTCAAACGGTACTCTCTTGAATCTGGGATCAGCCTCAATCCTCTTTAGTGTGGGAAGACTCACTTGATTGAGAAAATCGGGAGGATTCGGCTGGGCCTGTTCTTCGGTAGAAATATAGAAGAGGGGGTTCGCCGCGTTCATGTCGGTCCACGCCTTCTCTGTATCGAATTCTATGAACCCGAGCGGTCTGTAAAAACATTCGATCCCATTCTGCATTCTCGCTTTGGCAGCACAGAAAGAAACCGAACAATTATTCAGCCAAAGGAGATCCATACCGATGTAGTTTATCCTTCCCCGAGTCTCGGAAGTGCACGTAGCCTGCACAATGTGCTCGAGTTCTCTCCTGCCCGCGGTGTCACGGTTAGGAGCCGTGACCCAAACTGTCATACTGGGATTCTGATGGATAAAGCCGAGTGCCTGGGCTTGTACGAATCCCCATTGAACTGCGAGTACCAGAGCAATGACAGGAGCAGTACGCGGAACAAACCACACGAGACGAAGGAACACGATAAAAAACGCGGAGAGTGTAGGAAGTATGTAGCGAACGTCTTCATTGACGTTGAGAGAAAAGACCGTCAACACGATGGCGGCCTGAGCCAATCCAACAAGGGTCAACAGATTGAGACGATCCAAAGCTCCAAGCTCTATCTTCCCTCTGAGAAGAGCGAGCCCGATGGAAATTGTCAATATTGCTGCAATGATTCCCAATCCTTCCGGAGTTGTCAGTGTGACGGATGCCACGGAAAGCCAATGCCACAGCTTTGCCGGAAACTGACCCTGATGCCCGTAAAAGGAAGCCACCCTTCCTGACCCGACCTCTGCCAAGAAGACGAGAAGATTCTGATAATTGTGAGCGTACCAGGAAACAGTCGCAAACGTCAGGACCAAACCCAGGAAGACAAGAAATCCTATGCGGATAAGGGTCCGGGCGGATGTGTCCGGCAACCATTTCCTTGCCCGCACGGCATCCCACAAAACGACTATTCCCGGCAGAAAACAGTACATTGGAGAAGATACCTTGGCCAGCATAGCAAGATTTGTCGCAATGAGCAGGAATGCTGCTGTCTCGATTCGGGCCATCCTTTGCGATTTAATCGCAATCCAATAAAATGAAAGGACTGTAAAAAGCTGAAATGCCTCGACAAGAAACGTATGAGTCATCCCCACAAAGAGGGGTGCTGAGGCGAATAGCAGGATCCCGCAAAGCTGTATGTCCAAGCGGTCCGGGAAGAATTCACGAGCTATCGAGTACGCGAGGAGGAGCGTTCCGACTTGAATGCTCAAGATAAGCAGTAAAAGGCCGAATTCAACAGAATGAACTGCGGCTCCCAGAGGAACGAAGAACTGACCGATCCAGGGCAGTCCTGGAGCCTTGTTGCCCGATACTCCTTTCATGACCTGCCACCACATTGACGGGGCATGTCTCAGGGAACACCAGAGGTCTGTAGATCCCCAGGCATATCCTGCACAGTCCCAACCCCAAACTGAACGATCCACGTATACCCAGTAAAGACTGGGAATCAACAAAACGATAATAATTACAAACATACTTAGCCTAAATCTGGATTCCATGTTTTCACTCACAAGTGATTGCGGAGTTGGTATTGACTTAAAGGTGTGTGCACAATGTCAAAGGACAGATTCTTTCCTGCACGCACACAATTGAACTGGCTTCCGCATTAGGTAATTCCGAAGGTTCAACAAATTGTTTGATTCTTATTTTTCACAAGTGCTTTACGCAAACAAAACCCACTTTGGAGTGCGGTTATTATTTTCCAAAAAACAGCGAATGGCAAGCGCGCACCAAACGCGCTGCCCTGATTGTTCAATCCCGCGTAAAAGGACTGTGGTGGATCGCCACAGTGGCGTGGTATTTCGCTACACTCAATTTTCATTGTTTATTCGCAAGCTTAGTCCTATCCATATCCAACCGTCTCAACTGTTGTAGTTTTCTACATCTATCAAATCACCTCACCTGTCGTCGCAACACCTTGTTTTTGCAGTTTTTATTCGCTTGGCACATCCTATGCAGTTCATATGGGCAAGACCGATCATCGAGAGATCGAAACTGAATGCTCCCGATTTTGAAGAGAATACTCAAAAGGAGGCCCGCCATGACAAGCAACCAAATCAGAAGGCTCATGGAAGTGAACGCAAAGCAGTTGAAATGCAATCATGCGCTCACAGGAGCAGCTCCGGCGAACAAGATGTGCCCGTATTGCTATCAATGCGCCACCTGTCCATACGACCAGATGCTTGAAGATACGGTTCACATCTACAGAGGCCTCACACCGGTGCCTGCCCGAGCATAGGGCCTCTCCGAAACGCACACGGCATTTCATTCATCAGATAACGTCGGGCTCTGGGACATAAGCGGTCGAAACCCAGCGGACGGTTTCGACCGCACACCTGCTTAGGGAATAACGAGGTTTTTTCGAAAGGAGTAGCCAATGGCCGTCAAAGAGAAAAAGAAGAGTGGGGTGACGGTGTTCAACCTGGCCGACAAGGAATGCGTGTGGATGCGGGCGCGAATTGTCGGCGTAAAGTACTGCGATAATGCATTCGATTGCACGAGCTGTACTTTCGACAAAGCGATGACCCGCAAAATGTCCAAAGATTCCCGGGACGCCAAGTGGAACACGAAAATGTCCAAAATGCTCGGCAGCAACGATCTGCGTTGTCGTCATGCCGCCACGGGAGGCGCTCCGCCCTCGAAGAAGTGTGCAAACAGTTATGATTGTGCACGCTGTCCGTACGATCAGATGCTGGACGATATGATCCAGACTGACCACACGCTCTTCGGACCGCCCCAGTATATGAATGCTCACGGATATCTCGTTCCCAGAGATTACTATATCCACAAGGGCCATGGCTGGGCTCGGGTCGAGTACGGCGGCAGGATCAGAATAGGCCTGGATGATTTCGGCAATCGTCTCGTGGGCAGGCTTGACGGTTTTCGGCTGCCGTCACTGGGAACGCGGTTCAAAGTCGAGGACGAATCGTTCATAGCCGAGCGCGAAGGTCACGAGGTCGGCATCCGGGCTCCCCTCACGGGAGTGGTCACGGCTGTGAATCATAAACTTCTGGACCATCCGGATTCCCCCAATGCAGATCCGTACGGCTCAGGATGGGTCATGTTGATCGATCCTATGGAGCTGAAACACGATCTGGAGGGGTTGGCATTCGGTCTGGAAAGCGTGAAATTCATCGAAGCCGAAGCAGAACGGCTACTCTCCATGATTACCGACGATCCGTCTGCTGCAGCCGCTTTGGGTGGTGAGCCGATCAAAGATGTTTACGGTGCGTTTCGAGACGTGGGATGGGATGGCCTTGTGAAGAAATTCCTGTGATCGCAGAGTAGTTCTTTCTCGAATGCCAGGCTTCTCGGACGAGGTTCGGGGAAATACCGTATACAAGGGATTTCCCCGCCCCCCTTTTTATAAAGGAGGTGGACAGGGGGATTTTTCCCACGAATACCTGAATGGATACCCCTCCGATTATCTTACTCCGTCGAAAATTCCAAAAAAACGTATCTCTTTAGGGCTTTTTTCTTGCCAGAAACGAAAGCCGTGAACTACTTTGGGCGTGAGAGGCATAGTGCATTTGACAGGTACATTTTGTGAACTGTGAGAGGACGCCCCTGGTTTGCACTTTTCTCTTTCATGTGCCTTATTCGTCTGCCAAGACGGGAATTCGGGTCTCTTTCAGAAGAGGAATCACGTGTGACATCACCAAATAAGACGGTTTTTTCCCTGACGGTTCAGGTAAATCCGGCTTTTTTGCCGGTAGTTACCGCGTTTATAGAAAAATCCTCCCGTGCTTTCGGCCTGGGAGAATCGGAAGCACTTTCCCTGACACTGGCTGCGGAAGAAATTTTTTCCTATTTGTGCTCCACAGGCCGGTTGAATGAGGCACTTTCCGTAACATGCACCGGCGGTGGTTACTATGTTCAGGAGGAGTTCCGATTCCGAGCAGAGCACTTCAACGTGAAAGCTTTCAACCTGACTGCTTCAGCCTCGCCTGACGAAGACGCGGACTGGCTGCAGACAGGTCTTCTCATAGCCTCAAGGATGGTGGACCGCTTCCAGTTCTTCCAGGAAGACGGCACGTCAAGGCTCCTGCTGCGAAAAGAAAAGTATTACCCGGAACCGGACGATTCGCCCGTTGCCTCTGCACAGCCCCTTCGGAATATCGCGATCAGGCCTCCCGATCCTGAAGAGTTAAAGGTTGCTTCTCACCTGATAGCCGGCAATTATCCGCTGCATTGGATTCCGCAAAGGTTGCGGTTTCCGGGTAAGCTCGTCGATATGGTGCAATCGGGAGATTTTGGGGCTGCCGTTGCAGCGGACACCTCGGGTCACCTGGGCGGACTTGTTGTGTGGCACATGCATGAAAACAAGCTGATCGGGCTCTATGGTCCGTATGTCTTTGACCGCACCAAGAGCTCTGACATTTCCCGGGAGCTCATAGAATCTTTTATAGGAATCGTAGCCAAATCAGGAGCAATCGGAATTCTGAATCGATATCCTACTCCGGAAATTCCCACGGAATACTTTGAGGTTTTGGGGTCTTTCACCGTACGTGCGCCCTCAGGGGATTTGGTACAGAGTGAGGCTTACTACCGCCACCTGGAAGAAGACCTTGGCATGGCTGTCTGGTCACACCCGCTTCTGGAAGGTTTTTTGAGAGAACAGTATGAAAAGCTCTTTTTTGCTCGGGATATTCAACTCATTACTAGTGAAGGCGAAACATCTTCGCCCTTTTCTGTTCTGTCCGCACACGTGGATCGGAAAGTAGGAAGGGTGACGCTCCGTCCGGTGTGGTGGGGAAACGACGCAGAAGAAAATCTTGCGGACCATGTACGTATTCTGAAACAGGAGAATATTCCGCAGATCTTCTTCGAGATGGACCTGGGAAGATCCTGGCACAGTCGATTTACTCCGGGACTGTTCAGCACCGGCTTTGAACCGCGGCTGGTACTCCCGTATGCAGGAACGGGCGATCTGGTCATGTTTCAGCTCAGAGATGACGAGGCACAAGTATGACCTGTCTGAACCTGGACCATCTTCTCCCGGATTATATCAAGCACTTTGAAGCGTACATTCCGAGCAAACCTGACCCGGAACTTATGCGCTTGTACGGTTGTTCCCGGCTCTATAGGCTTAACAATAACGAAAATCCTCTCGGTCCGCCCGAAGCCGCGCAGGAGGCAATCCGCAATTTTCCTCCCCCCAGTGCGGCCGTGTATCCCAGTGGAGATGCCTATTATCTGCGAACCAAACTGGCACAAAGATTCGGTATGGATCCGGACCAGTTCCTCGTAGGAAACGGCGCCAATGAAGTTATCAGCTTCGTGATGAAAGCCTTCTGTGAAAAAGGAGACAACATTATCACGGCTGATAAAACCTTTGCAGTGTACGAATGGATCGCGGAATTCTCCGGTTTCGAGGCCAGGCTGGTCCCGCTCAAAGACTATGCATTCGACGATCGGGCAATGCTGGATCGCATAGATGAGGGGACCAAAATCCTGTTCGTCTGCAATCCGAACAACCCCACAGGCACGTACTGGAATCGCGACAAGCTTTCCAGGTTTCTGGATGCAATAGGTGGCCGTCGCATTGTAGTCGTTGATGAAGCATATTTCGAGTTCGTGGAAGCGGAAGATTTCCCGAATGGAATGGATTATATTCGCGATCACCCGAATCTGGTGGTCTTCCGCACATTTTCAAAGATGTACGGACTGGCGGGGCTGAGGATCGGCTATCTGGCAGGATCGCTGGAGGTTGTCCAAGCCATCAGACGCACGTGTATCGTGTACTCGGTGAATGCACTCGCTCAGATCGCGGCGGCAGCGGCACTGGATCAGGACGATCACGTACTGCGAAGCCGTGCCTTGGTAAGAGAAGGCAAGCTTTATCTC
The sequence above is a segment of the Desulfomonile tiedjei DSM 6799 genome. Coding sequences within it:
- a CDS encoding ArnT family glycosyltransferase codes for the protein MESRFRLSMFVIIIVLLIPSLYWVYVDRSVWGWDCAGYAWGSTDLWCSLRHAPSMWWQVMKGVSGNKAPGLPWIGQFFVPLGAAVHSVEFGLLLLILSIQVGTLLLAYSIAREFFPDRLDIQLCGILLFASAPLFVGMTHTFLVEAFQLFTVLSFYWIAIKSQRMARIETAAFLLIATNLAMLAKVSSPMYCFLPGIVVLWDAVRARKWLPDTSARTLIRIGFLVFLGLVLTFATVSWYAHNYQNLLVFLAEVGSGRVASFYGHQGQFPAKLWHWLSVASVTLTTPEGLGIIAAILTISIGLALLRGKIELGALDRLNLLTLVGLAQAAIVLTVFSLNVNEDVRYILPTLSAFFIVFLRLVWFVPRTAPVIALVLAVQWGFVQAQALGFIHQNPSMTVWVTAPNRDTAGRRELEHIVQATCTSETRGRINYIGMDLLWLNNCSVSFCAAKARMQNGIECFYRPLGFIEFDTEKAWTDMNAANPLFYISTEEQAQPNPPDFLNQVSLPTLKRIEADPRFKRVPFESKLRVVIFRNDRK
- the gmk gene encoding guanylate kinase: MSKGCLFVISAPSGAGKSTLINRIRPEFPDMLYSISCTTRPPRIGEIDGTHYYFVSREQFKSMIKNNEFLEWKEVHGNLYGTPARFVTDAVEVGRSVILDIDVEGAREVFRKFGQAIGIFITVPEISILEQRLRARGTDSDASIRIRMMNATGELALAPMFRHVVVNDDLEEAVQCLASILRKQTCCK
- the speB gene encoding agmatinase, translating into MHNVQFLASSAREVLPGRPAILGCPLDVTSTYRSGSDIAPNAIRRASDSIETYSPFLDMDLEDRPFSDLGDLDIAGQLLDSSLDLMEQAASTIHAKGGRLLALGGEHTITLPLVKSLHASFPDLVLIHADAHSDLRDEYEGRPINHATVIKRISEIIGADRLIQLGIRSGTREEFAWMHENGTLLTWDASSAKELAKRVAGRPVYFTLDLDVLDPSCLHATGNPEPGGWFYSDMERLFQALRKMRLIAADVVELNPQLDPSQVGTITASKIVRELLLILGTTGI
- a CDS encoding S1C family serine protease — its product is MISFLTHWPARISFSLLALFLCTISVCVAQEQSSKTVPRGGCPDLIELIKELTPAVVNISIERHMLQHSSTEPPPLFRSKPGALEDQSRTKDRFQADSVGSGFFCDTQGHIVTNAHVVEGAGKILVTLSTGRVTTARLVAVHPKVDLAMLKIASSSPLQKAKIGDSAGIQVGEWVVAVGNPFGLGRTVTVGIVSGKGRFLGLGPDDNFIQTDASINPGNSGGPLFNMAGEVIGVNTAIIASGKGIGFAIPSNYLHELIKLPTNGEFAVRGWLGIYVEDVTPEQAKKLGMGTPRGTWVDEVLTSTPAQNAGLKKGDLIVDADGKQIKNGRHLSKVISSFKPGDILKMKVIRGRQQQAVDIVLGKSPE
- a CDS encoding RluA family pseudouridine synthase; translation: MPESVKLIIPTDAPSDRADKVLAVCLKGTHSRSALAKLIRLGLVRVHGTAVKPSTVLNPGDCVELLAEEISPSPAISGIPDFSILFEDSHIIVVNKPPGLVVHPGAGRPGNTLMDALVADRPQMLQVGEEGRWGVVHRLDRDTSGVMVLAKTSLAHESLSAQFRAHSVHRIYLALVRGNPGQDSGRIEVAIGRHPKDRKRISTVTTKARHAATKWRVLTRLGPLTLLEVMPETGRTHQIRVHLASIGLPVAGDPVYGKIRKKGGIDDPKLKAALRTLHRQALHAAVLGLKHPEDKQYVEFSSPLPDDIQAILDLQFSHEECPG
- the hisC gene encoding histidinol-phosphate transaminase — encoded protein: MTCLNLDHLLPDYIKHFEAYIPSKPDPELMRLYGCSRLYRLNNNENPLGPPEAAQEAIRNFPPPSAAVYPSGDAYYLRTKLAQRFGMDPDQFLVGNGANEVISFVMKAFCEKGDNIITADKTFAVYEWIAEFSGFEARLVPLKDYAFDDRAMLDRIDEGTKILFVCNPNNPTGTYWNRDKLSRFLDAIGGRRIVVVDEAYFEFVEAEDFPNGMDYIRDHPNLVVFRTFSKMYGLAGLRIGYLAGSLEVVQAIRRTCIVYSVNALAQIAAAAALDQDDHVLRSRALVREGKLYLKRELARLGLSSQVGEGNFIMIRLPMSDTLAYRKLMTYGVMVRAMTGFRFPNHIRVTVSHMEALQAFIEALEKILPHRPRLLHSIPKETG
- a CDS encoding glycine cleavage system protein H produces the protein MAVKEKKKSGVTVFNLADKECVWMRARIVGVKYCDNAFDCTSCTFDKAMTRKMSKDSRDAKWNTKMSKMLGSNDLRCRHAATGGAPPSKKCANSYDCARCPYDQMLDDMIQTDHTLFGPPQYMNAHGYLVPRDYYIHKGHGWARVEYGGRIRIGLDDFGNRLVGRLDGFRLPSLGTRFKVEDESFIAEREGHEVGIRAPLTGVVTAVNHKLLDHPDSPNADPYGSGWVMLIDPMELKHDLEGLAFGLESVKFIEAEAERLLSMITDDPSAAAALGGEPIKDVYGAFRDVGWDGLVKKFL
- a CDS encoding 4Fe-4S binding protein is translated as MERLRFKIQLAFAALFNIGLFQWHSVCFPVLNCHSCPTSIFACPIGVIGQFSAIGVFPLSVIGIIAVAGLVAGRFLCGWACPFGLVQDLLYRVPYVKFSLPAWTRFIKYGVLALLVIAVPYFLSPAFPLYFCRLCPVATVESAVPWAIINGTADVLTLSFRLGLLFLIIVLAMGHKRFFCKVLCPLGASLSLFNRFAAIFPQRNDKCIDCKTCNKTCPMETKSARFGVFDDRAEECIACLDCQKKCPTDAIRLWG